The genomic stretch GGGCATTTTTATTTTCCCATATCAACTTTAGATATGAATTATTAGGATTTATATCTTCAGGGAGTGTAAATAGCCCGTTTGAATCCTTGTTCTTTTTATTTAAAGCTTCTGGAAGGCCTTCGTACTCTGCATCAATATAATGTAATATATCTCTACTTATATAGATTGGCGTTTGTGTAGGATTGGCATATAGTTGTGTAATATTCACAGGAATTACTTTGCTTTTTCGGTTTAATCGTTCAAAACTATCACGGATTTCAGGAACTAAAGAGAACATTTCATGGACATAGAATTTATGGTTTGACGACATCAATGGTCCGCCAATTAGTTCATTTAATAGGATGAACAAGCCTTCTCTTTGTATTTTTATCTCATCCTCTAAGAAGTGATAATGGCTTTTTTTGATTTTCCTAGTTGTTATACCGTGCCGTAATACACTTGTGCACTTAGGGTAATGTGGGTCGTTGATATTGATCAGTGCTTTTGATAAACTGGTCATTCCATAATACAAGAGTAACGGTTTGACTAAATTATTGCTGTTCTCAGCTGCTCGATAATATGCCCTTGCCTGCTTGATGTAATAAATAATCTTAGGTGTATTTTGAGATGCTAAGGAATGAGCAGTATCGGAATCTAAATAGGAATATTTGTCGCTTAGAAAGCGTTTCACAGTATCTTCGCTTTCAAAGTACATATAGTAATCCCACATTTTCTTATATGGTTCTTCTGTTAAAATGCGGTTAATCGTTTTCATTGGCATCGACCTCTCATGTCATGGAAACTCGTAATGAATTTAGTTTGGTTTTATCGTCAGAAAATATTCGATAAGTTGAAGTAATCCTTGACACTAAAACAACCACTTTGTTAGACTAGCAATAATATATAAGCCCGGGGCTATGGCTTAGATAAAAAAATAAGGAGTGTTTTATTTTGGACGATAAATTTGCCAAAGAAGGCTTAACATTTGATGATGTATTATTAATTCCTGCTAAATCAGAGATTTTACCACGGGATGTATCGGTAACTACAAACTTAACGAAAAAAATCAAATTAAATATTCCTCTAATGAGCGCAGGTATGGATACTGTAACGACTTCGAAACTTGCGATTGCCATTGCAAGAGAAGGTGGAATCGGAATCGTTCATAAGAATATGAGTGTTGAGCAACAGGCAGAAGAAGTCGATCGCGTGAAACGCTCGGAAAGCGGTATTATTACCAATCCTATCTACCTGCAAAGACATAACTTTGTTTATGAAGCAGAAGAGTTGATGTCGAAATATAGAATCTCCGGGATTCCAATTGTTGATGATGAGGTTAAACTAGTCGGGATTATTACGAACCGTGATTTACGTTTTGTGAAGAATTACAATCGACCTATTGATGAAGTAATGACAAAGGAAGTACTAGTCACTGCTCCAGTAGGAACGACGTTAGGACAAGCTCAAGACATATTACAAGAGCATAAGATTGAGAAACTTCCTCTTGTAGATGAGAACAATAAACTGAAAGGCTTAATTACAATTAAAGATATAGAAAAAGCAAGACAGTATCCGCATGCAGCGAAAGATGAGTCAGGACGATTGTTAGTAGGCGCTGCCGTTGGCGTTAGTAAGGACTTAGAAGAGCGAGTTGAGGCTTTAGTGAAAGCCCATGTTGATTGCATTGTCATCGATACTGCCCATGGACACTCCCGTGGTGTTATTGAAACGGTAAGCCGCATTCGTGGCATGTATCCAGACTTAAACATTATTGCAGGTAACGTCGCAACTGGTGCAGCAACAAGAGAGCTTATCGTGGCTGGTGCTGATGCGATAAAAGTAGGAATTGGTCCTGGATCAATCTGTACAACTCGTGTTATTGCAGGAATTGGCGTTCCGCAAATTACAGCAGTATATGATTGTGCAAAGGTAGCGAAGGAGTATGGAGTACCAATTATCGCTGATGGTGGTATTAAATACTCAGGAGATATTACGAAAGCTATCGCTGCAGGTGCGAATGTTGTAATGATGGGTAGCTTGTTCGCAGGTACAGATGAAAGCCCTGGAGAAACAATTATTTATCAGGGAAGAAGCTATAAAGTATATCGCGGTATGGGCTCTATTGGGGCAATGAAGGAAGGAAGCAAGGATCGTTACTTCCAAGAAAATGAACAAAAGCTTGTTCCAGAAGGTATCGAAGGCCGTGTTCCTTATAAAGGACCTTTGGCAGATACAATTTATCAGTTAGTTGGAGGACTTCGTGCAGGAATGGGCTATTGTGGTACACCAACGATTGAGAAGTTACACACTGATGGGAAATTCATTCGCATTACAAACGCTGGATTAATAGAAAGCCATCCGCACGATATTCATATTACTAAAGAAGCGCCTAACTACAGTGTATAAAAGTTGACCTAAAGAAAAGCAGCTAACGTCATAAGTCGTTAGCTGCTTTATTACATAATCAGAATTTATAAAAATTCTGATTATAAGTAATGGCAAATAAGGCATTCACCTGCGTCTTAAGGACTTGGTGTATGCCAAGTTTTGTTTATATAGAACCTTATATAATTCAGTTAGTTATTTCACTAATACCTTTTGAATACGACGATTTCGTACTTCTTCTATATGCATTGTAAAATGCTCATACTGTATAGTTTCACCTTTTTTCGGAAGATAGCCCATCAGCTCAGAAATCCATCCGCTTATGGTATTCGATGATGTTTCAGGTAAGTCAATGTGAAACAATCGACTAAAGTCTTCTATAGATAATCTTCCATCTAGAAGGTATGTACCTTCTTCAATGGCTTCGATAAACATTTCATTTTCATCATGTTCGTCCCAAATCTCACCAACAATTTCTTCAATAATATCCTCTATGGATACAATCCCAGCAGTACCACCATATTCATCTAACACAATAGCAAGATGAACCTTATTGAGTTGGAACTCCTTTAACAAGTAAGAAATTTTCGCTGATGCAATCACGAAATAGGGTTTGCGAACACATTCTAATAAGTCAAAATTGGGATCTTGTACGTAATGAGCAAAGAAATCACGATAAGATAAAATGCCAATAATGTTATCTATTGAATCTTCATACACAGGTAGGCGTGAATATTTTTCACGAATAAAAACATCCTTTACTTCTTCTATCGTTGTTATTGATTGAACAGCAACAACATCAGGACGAGGAGTCAAAATTTCTTTTACCACTATATCATCAAATTCAATTGCGTTATGCAGTAATTCCTTTTCTTTTGCTAAAAAAGTACCTTCTTCTTCGCAGATATCTACGAGCGCCTTTACTTCTTCCACGGTTACCGTTGGCTCGTCATTTTTACCAACCATATTGCTTACAAAGGTTTTCAACTTAACAAAAATCCACGTAAGCGGTGAGAAAATTTTTGATATGATAGATAAAGATAATGATATCGTGTATAAGAATTTTTCTGGTGACTGTTTTGCCAAAGATTTTGGTAATATTTCGCCAAAAATAAGTACCACAATGGTTGTAATTAGAGTCGTTACAACTAACGTAGATGCTTGTCCTCCATATAAATCAGTTGCTAATTTTGTAGCAATAGAAGCCATTGCTATATTGACGATGTTATTGCCAATAAGAATTGTAGAAAGGCTTTTGTCAAAATTCTCTGTAAGAATTAAGGAATGTTGTGCCTTTTTACTTGTTTCTGCCTGATTTCGAAGTCGTATTTTATTAGCACTTGTAATAGCGGTTTCCGAAGCAGAGAAATAGCTTGAGAAAAACAATAAAGCTGCTAATAAGATAATCGAATCATAGGGTATACTGTCCAAATTAAAACCACTCCCAAAT from Desulfuribacillus stibiiarsenatis encodes the following:
- a CDS encoding YaaC family protein, coding for MKTINRILTEEPYKKMWDYYMYFESEDTVKRFLSDKYSYLDSDTAHSLASQNTPKIIYYIKQARAYYRAAENSNNLVKPLLLYYGMTSLSKALININDPHYPKCTSVLRHGITTRKIKKSHYHFLEDEIKIQREGLFILLNELIGGPLMSSNHKFYVHEMFSLVPEIRDSFERLNRKSKVIPVNITQLYANPTQTPIYISRDILHYIDAEYEGLPEALNKKNKDSNGLFTLPEDINPNNSYLKLIWENKNALHVLDEPLGFNNEYFIEDVNRRIFFRSKIHKDINLPEISVHFILMFILGMLCRYESERWGEIVLSSSTSDMFIINDYLNISMRKYPNLILNQLFDELFVFVK
- the guaB gene encoding IMP dehydrogenase produces the protein MLDDKFAKEGLTFDDVLLIPAKSEILPRDVSVTTNLTKKIKLNIPLMSAGMDTVTTSKLAIAIAREGGIGIVHKNMSVEQQAEEVDRVKRSESGIITNPIYLQRHNFVYEAEELMSKYRISGIPIVDDEVKLVGIITNRDLRFVKNYNRPIDEVMTKEVLVTAPVGTTLGQAQDILQEHKIEKLPLVDENNKLKGLITIKDIEKARQYPHAAKDESGRLLVGAAVGVSKDLEERVEALVKAHVDCIVIDTAHGHSRGVIETVSRIRGMYPDLNIIAGNVATGAATRELIVAGADAIKVGIGPGSICTTRVIAGIGVPQITAVYDCAKVAKEYGVPIIADGGIKYSGDITKAIAAGANVVMMGSLFAGTDESPGETIIYQGRSYKVYRGMGSIGAMKEGSKDRYFQENEQKLVPEGIEGRVPYKGPLADTIYQLVGGLRAGMGYCGTPTIEKLHTDGKFIRITNAGLIESHPHDIHITKEAPNYSV
- a CDS encoding hemolysin family protein, whose product is MDSIPYDSIILLAALLFFSSYFSASETAITSANKIRLRNQAETSKKAQHSLILTENFDKSLSTILIGNNIVNIAMASIATKLATDLYGGQASTLVVTTLITTIVVLIFGEILPKSLAKQSPEKFLYTISLSLSIISKIFSPLTWIFVKLKTFVSNMVGKNDEPTVTVEEVKALVDICEEEGTFLAKEKELLHNAIEFDDIVVKEILTPRPDVVAVQSITTIEEVKDVFIREKYSRLPVYEDSIDNIIGILSYRDFFAHYVQDPNFDLLECVRKPYFVIASAKISYLLKEFQLNKVHLAIVLDEYGGTAGIVSIEDIIEEIVGEIWDEHDENEMFIEAIEEGTYLLDGRLSIEDFSRLFHIDLPETSSNTISGWISELMGYLPKKGETIQYEHFTMHIEEVRNRRIQKVLVK